TTTATGGCAGCAAACTATATACATTGTTGATATtctactaaaatatattttttgatggGATAGTCCAACGAAGTGCTTTCCTTTTGTTTGATGTGGTTAAACATCTATACATTAGAGGGGACATTCTGACTTAGTTCTGGGGATTTGTTTCTACAAAGAGCCAATAAGAGTGTAAGACTCAATTCAGAGACAAAATTTCCATAATAGTCTATATTCTCACCTTTAGATCATGATGTTCTCAGTGATTGGTGGCATTTTGATCATTAGAAGAGCTTGATTTTAGTTTCATGCCTATTTTTTGGTGAATAAATGAGTAAGAGTTGgtgattataatttattacgCTTCTAaaccttttttgttttctattttagtCAATAGTTCTTTCATTGCCTCAATGACAATTTGATATTTGACTTTAAGTTTACAAGTTAtgattcaaaaactcaaatttgatgcTTTGGTCTctctgtttatttttaattgcaGTTGCAGATCCACAGAGTTTACTGGAAGAGAAATTAGCGCTCGAAGAGAAATTAGCAATTAGTGATTATGAACTCCGTTTAGCACAAGAGGACATTACAAAATTAAAGACTGATATAGACAAGAAGATTGATTTACCGAAGAATAATTTAAATGGTAATTAGAGctttaaaattgatttgtttccATTTTGAATGGCACTAACACATTTTCTGCATTATCTGGTTAATTGTGGATCGTTCTGCATGGTTACTTCACTTGTTGAAAATAGTGATGTCTTATAATTTTGGATTCAATGACACAATCTAGTGTTAATGATGTTTGCCCAATATTATATAGCTGCACATTTAGAAGCTTGTCTGCAAAATAATGATGGCTTTCTACATCctttagagaaaaaattgaCACTCATGCAGTTTTGTCTGGTCTTATATCATAATTTAGTTATACATTCTTCAGGCTAAGTAGTGCATAGCAGTTGAAGACTGATATCAATGTTTCTGCCCTTATTTAGAAAAAACTAATACTTCTTCAAGTAATGATTGTCCTTTGGATTTAATTATACTCATTATGCTTCTTTTTTAGCTAGCTCTATGCTTTGGCTTTTTGTgatttctttaatattaaatgcATTTGCTGAGTCAGTTGCTGCTGACAATGTGAATCATGAAACTGACTTTCAATGGAAGAAGAGCGATGCTTGTTTGTCTGATTTGGGTCCTTTGAAGGATAATGAACGTAGAGATCTTAATTTTGCTATAAAGGAATATTTACTTCTAGCAGGATACCGGCTTACAACAATGACTTTTTATGAAGAGGTATGTTagatttcaatttatatttcaCGTCATTTGCTTGCCtcctttcaaaaattttttatttaaattttgtttgtgagAGGTGTATTTGGAAACTAATTATTTAGGGGAGATTTTGTTGATCTCCGGTGACGTTTTTGTGATCGTTCACATAGTTACCATTAAGTTATGAGAACTGACAGAGACCTCTTGAGTATGCAAATTGTTCATTGACCTCcttttgacttgaataaaatctaagtgttattttttatttattctccaGAAAGGTAATATTTACATACCATTCGTCAAAAAGAAAGTCAGTGAACAATTTGGAATGAGGGTCCATGTTTATCTTCAAAACTTGTGGTTGTTATGTAAACAATTCAATGGCCTTAGGAGAGTTTGCTGAAATTTTGTTGTGTCCGTAGGTGAATGTGTGTGTCTGTTACTTCATTTGGGTAGCTTTTATTTAACATGATCCTAACTTGTCAGTACTCTTACTTCAGGTTACAGACCAAAACTTAGATGTTTGGGACAACACACCTGCATGTGTACCAGATGCCTTACggcattattattatcaatatctTTCATCCACTTCACAGGCTGCTGAGGTATATTTTAAGACAAGAGTTGAGTAGGCTAGTTGATCTTTAGGCTTTTTTAGAAATGGTATTCAACAGTTTTAGACAATGTGCTTTCTTTTGGTCCACTGGGAGTAATACAAACAGCTCACTGTAAGACAATGTGCTTTATTTTGTGGTATTGATTATAACCGGAACTTGCTGatgtttgagtttaattattgCATATTATCTTGATTTCAAGATTAAAGAGGacatttaacatatttttcataGAGAAATGCATCGGAATGTATGTGTTTATTACAAGATTTTTGCCAACTTGTGTATTATAATGGGAGAAAATGTTCTACTCAAATATTTGAAGTAGTCTTCCAATTTATGTCTcctcttataattaataaaactgacACGATATTCCCATCAACTTAGATGCTATAATCTGGCATCAGTCTTTCAGGTTACTTGGATCTTGGTGAACactcaaaaaccttaaaatatggGCAGCAATCATTCTTAAGATGAAAATTACTTCATTTGTGAAGCTTGCGCCTGTGGTTTACAGATACTAAGCTAAATATACAACCATCCTTCTAAACCTATGGCAATTGATACTTTGAACAGTGATTTATGCCATATGTTTTTTGTTCATGATAGTATGTTGCCAATTTGTAAATACTTTATTACATTTTGAcggaattttattttatatacgaTGGCTAGTCTCTTAATTGGGGAATGCAGAAGTTAACTGCCCTTAGATTTTCAAGGTTGTAGTCTTGGATGAGTGATATTCAGTAGTTTTcttcattatattatttaatttttttgaaaaattatctctGTCACGGGATGTGAGATGTTCTGCTTTTGTTAAATTACCTGTATATATAGAGAAtctgttccttttttttttggtcactATCTTGTCTGGGATTGTTCCAcatcaggtttttttttttcttttaatatttttatagataTCTAGTCCATTGATAAACCAACCTCAATCTCTTCTTTAATATAGTTGAAAAGCTTTGTTTCCAACATTATCCATGTATAGTATCTAtctatctttctctctctctctctctctctatatatgtAAAGGCTCCTCATGCTGCAGGAGAAAATTGCTATACTTCGAGAAAATGAATCATTGCTAAAAGCGAATGAGAGTTCGAAAATAGAAAAGGAGAgcttattgaaaaaaaaagaagtttccAATGGCCAAATAAGTGTATTAACCAAGTCATTAGAAGTGCTTCATAAGGAACTTAAGGACAGGGAGAACTTGGTAAGTTCACTCTTATTACACTCTTGCTGGCATTTTTCTCTTAATACTCATATTAAACATATGCGCTGATGTACTTTTGCAGGTGCAAGATTTGAGGAAAGCTTTGGAGCACCAACGGAAGGAACTTTATGATTGCAGAGCTGAAATCGCTGCACTCAAAATGCACATTGAAGTATCCCGTTCTTTGCAGAATTTGGTAGCTACTGATGTTGATGTTGTCCAATCTCAGccctttgaaaaatacaaagaaGAGATAAAAGTTTTGCAGATGGAAATTGAAAGACTAAAGGAAAAAAGTACAAATGCTCCTGACTCTGTAGTTTCTGCATATTCCGAGTCTATGCAGACTGAAGAAAAAGTAGTTGAAGTGGATGAAAACAAAACTGTAATCTCTCACCCAGTTAGTTTGGTTAAAAGTGAAGAAGCTCAGTCATTCGCAACTCGTAGCTTTGATGATAACAGTATTAAACTAACTAAGGATGTTTTACGAGAGTCAATGACAAATCCTTCATATGAAAATAATGCTTTAGCAAACATTCAAAGTATTCCCAAACAGAATGATGAGCCACCTCCAGAAGACAGTGGGCTCAATCTGAAATCAGGCAGTCTTAGCAGTGAAGCTGACAAAGCGGCAAGTACATTCTCCATATTGAGGATATCATATTCTGTCAtcttgtttttatcttttttctttgtttggtgAGGAATGTGGGGTGCGGTGTTTGAGAAATTGTGTCAAAATTGGGAATATTTATCTTGACCTGCCATTGctaaaaacaggaaaaaaaatctaaaaccttgaaacctttttcttttttttttttttttaaatctaaacttCTTTGATTCATTATAGCTGAAATGCTGCTGTACTTTAACAGGGTTTAGGAACCATTCACATCCTTGCAGATGCCTTGCCCAAGATTGTTCCCTATGTCCTAATAAACCATCGAGAGGTTTGCCTTGATCcattttaatttacttatatGAGTGCATCTGTCTCTAGCCATTTTTTTGGTTTGAGAattacttttcatattttaatcaacTACAGGAGCTTCTTCCTCTGATAATGTGTGCGATTGAGTGCCATCCAGATGGCAGCATGCGAGATTCCCTAACCCACACACtgtttaatttgatcaaacGTCCAGATGAACAgcagagaaaaattattatggaTGTAGGTTACTGTTTGaagtattatatttatatggtCCGATAATTCTGTAGGTTGATCATAATCGTGCTTCATTTGGCTTCATCTCAGGCTTGTGTTACCCTTGCTAAGAACGTTGGAGAGATGAGAACAGAAATGGAATTGCTTCCACAGTGTTGGGAACAGGTGAGTTCTGTCATGAATTGGCTAGGACCTCATAGTTAACTTATAtgtctcatattttttatttttggtttcaattttcttctttaatggaTCACAGATAAACCACATGTATGAAGAACGTCGGTTGCTTGTTGCACAATCATGTGGACAGCTTGCAGAATTTGTCCGGCCTGAGATTCGTGATTCTCTTATTTTGTCTATTGTGCAACAACTAATAGAAGATGCAGCGACTGTTGTCCGAGAGGCTGCTGCTCGTAATCTGGCTATGCTGCTTCCACTCTTTCGGAATTTGGACAAATATTTCAAGGTCAGCCTCACTAAATATGCTTCGAGGCAATCATGGCGAAGAATTCTGACTTGACAGTTTGACTACAATGTAAGCTCTAGAACAGGTCAATAACACATGGTCTAGGGAATGGAGCCTTTTCCCCTTACCCTAATATGATGGCTTacaagaaaaaagtaaaaaagaataaatttatacatatatgaaGCTTTTCCAATATCTCAATTCTATTTGATGATAGGTGGAGGATTTGATGTTCCAATTGACTGGCGATCTATCTGGAGTGGTGGTAGAAACAACACTTAAAGAACTAGTTCCTGCAGTGATAAAATGGGGAAACAAATTGGACCATATTTTGACTGTGTTACTTTCTAACATCTTGAGCTCTGCTCAGGTACCTTGTTTGTTGCCATTGATTTCTCATTTATGATTCCACAAATGGTTTGTAATGCTTTATCCTCTTTAACATTTCCTCTTCAAATATGTTCAGCATTGTCCAGCTCTTTCTGGGGTTGAAGGGTCTATGGAGTCACAGCTGCGTGTTTTAGGTGATAGAGACCACTGGAAAATTGAAGTTCTACTGAGAATGCTGGTAGAATTGCTTCCTTTTGTGCGGCAGAATGCAATCGAGACGTGCCCATTTTCGTCTGCTTCATTGGCACGGGGAGCTTTTCCTAGTACCTTGCTTGAATTATATGCAGGGTAACCTTCTCTTTCTATTTAGTTATCCTAATTATATTGTTCATTTCCTCAAGGAGAAATtatttgaactttgaaaaaattacaACGTTGAATTCCTTTCTGAGAGACTCTTATATCTGGCTAGGGGACATGTTGACTGGCCGGCATTTGAATGGATGCATGCCAACTGCTTTCCTGATTTAATACTGCTGGCCTGCATGCTACCTCAGAAAGAAGATAATTTGAGGAACCGAGTTACTAAGGTATTCTGTCTAATTGTGCTTGTGTTCTTTGCGCTTGAGAATTGTTCTTCCATTTATTGGTAACCCAGAGAATAATGTTGCAGTTTTTGTTGGCTGTGTCTGAACAATTTGGGGATTCTTACCTAACGTACTTAATGCTGCCTGTATTCTTGGTAGCAGTCGGGGATAATGCAGATTTGACATATTTTCctttaaccattcattcaagaATCAAATGTAAGGGATTCGGTATTTGTGATGGTACTATTTCTGATCATGGTATGTTCTCTAATCCTTATTTGAATGCAGGTCTGAGACCGAAAACTGTTGTGGCTGAGAAACTTGCTACTATGTGTGTGCTGCCACTTCTCTTGGCTGGTGTTTTAGGTTCTCCCAGCAAACGTGATCAATTAGAGGACTACTTGAGAAAGCTGTTAGTTGAAGGCACCATGAAAGAGAATCATTCACTGAAGCACAGTGCTGAGATTAATTATGCTGTCCGCTTCCTCTGGTTTGTTTAGTGATGGACAGCTTTCTGTATTAATTACTTTCTATTTACACTCCAACTTACCGGTGTTCTAAATGCAGCACATTTGAAGAATATCATGGTGtggtatttaatattttatgggaAATGGTTGTCAGCTCCAACTCGGATATGAAAATCAATGCTGCCAATCTTTTGAAAGTCATTGTAAGTTACACTCCTATGATGTATCATTGTCAGTTACCCCTAACATAATATTTTGCAACTATTTTGACTTCAGTAATCCTATAGGTACCGTATACTGATGCAAAAGTTGCTTCTACTCATGTTCTTCCTGCATTAGTTACTCTTGGGTCTGAGCAAGACCTGGATGTGAAGTATGCAAGCATAGATGCATTTGGAGCTGTGGCACAACATTTCAAAAATGACacagtatgattttttttttttatttgactaCATGGTTTAAACTTAATGCTGCATTCTCCTTACACTGTCCCAATAAATTGGATATTTTAGATTGTTGATAAGATACGAGTTCAAATGGATGCCTTTCTTGAAGATGGATCCCAGGAGGCAACTGTTGCTGTGGTCCGTGCATTGGTCGTGGCAGTACCACAAACAACAGATAGACTCAGAGATTATATCCTTAATGAGATATATTCTTGCTTTAGTAAAGCTTTTTcttgtcattattttttcttttgttctaGTTATTTTAGTATCTTATAGGCTCCTGATGTCTGGCCACAAGTGTAAAATGTTTTTCCTAAGCTTTACATACATTTGTTGTCCAAGATTTTCCATCTTTCAGCAATGCCAACTTCTTCAACTGATCTGATGCATCGTCGCGAGAGAGCTAATGCTTTCTGTGAATCAATTCGTGCTTTGGATGCTTCAGGTTTACTTCTTATTATGTTCTTGTCTCTTCGTTCAGGTGCTTTTAACTTTGTTCTGATTTCCAAAAGCTCACTGTTGTTAATTGTTATGGCTAGATGTATCATTAATAGGCATGCTGGACAAACTACATTGCCCTTTTGTCAACTGCCTTGAATGCACATTTGCGTTTGGAGTTCCTACATTTTTGGTGTTTTACGCAATGCTCTGCTTGTTTCAGATCTTTCTGTGACTAGTGTCCAGGACTTCCTGTTACCAGCCATACAAAACCTGTTAAAGGATCCCGATGCACTGGACCCGGCACATAAAGAAGCCCTTGAAATAATACTGAAAGAAAGGACTGGTGTAAGTTATGACACTATCAGTAAGGCCACGGGTGCTCATCTTGGGATTGCATCATCTGTTACCAGCTTCTTCGGTGAAGGCGGacttctgggcaagaaagaaattGCAGGGCTGCTACCACCACCTCTTGAGCCAGTTGAGCCACCAGCCACAAACACTGTGCCATCTCTTCCGGCCGAGGACACTAGATTCAGGCGAATCATGAGGAGAAGTTTGACAGATATGCTAAGGGGCAAAACAAAGACCGCAGAAGACAAGTAATGTATTTCTCATCTcccaatttatttaattatttaatgattttgtttgCCATTTTTCTGGGTTAAAATGGCAATtgagaaatatgatttttttaaaggtttCCTCATGTTTTGATTCCCTTTCTAATGTAAGACCAATATATGGTCAATCcattaaataaacattttcAGGCCAAACCTAATAGgtgaaaatgtaattaatttctgcaaaagttgtatatattatttatatataaaattatatatattatatataattttgtatagacataataatatatcattatataattaagtaattttaaattaaagaaaaaataatacacaatcacattataatatgttattatttatatataaaattatatatattatttaaacatataattttattgataatacaattattttagtaatttccCCCATGTTTATGTACGACCAAAAGTAGCCCTCAATATGTTTCCATCAACCATAGCAAAATGGAAATAAAAACATTGggtattcaaaattttacaaaagtcTACTCGTGAACCTCGATAAATAGATAGACAtggatgaatatttatattaagaaaatcACTAAAATACATTTTACTAGAGAGAATGAGTTTATTGGCACACATCTCTTTTCGTTGGAATTAAGCAAAAGTATATGTTTagtttaagtaatttttattattaaaaccgaaaggttatcataaaatgtatcctttaaaagattaataattatactacaatattatgtttaagtaaataagtatatataaattatgagtaatattgtatatataatttttatatataaataattatatgtcattatatgattggatagttaaaaattaaaaatacattaactcacaattataaaaaaacacgtcataatttatgtataaaattatacattattttattaataaactatacttgtgtttaattaatgataaaaaaatgttgaaatattatttcatttaaatatttttaatatattaaactaactTTACTAatagaaaagttatttttataatattctaatatataagaaaatgtaTTAATCACATCAACTCTATATTATTTACTATATTGGTTtggtataaaatattaatttaatattttattatataataaaattaatataataataaaatataaattattagaataattttttaattctccGGAATTCGAAGGCAGCTTAACGGTATGTAAACCCATATACTCagaagaaaatcaaactaatagAAAAGGCTTCCTCTCTCagtaagaatttaaaaaagcTTTCGTTATCTCTATGGGTTTGTTAAAACACGGCAGGTCAGGCTTAAGATAATATTTCTGTGGTTGAAATTCTAGATACACtcaatgttttaaaatcacattaatGACCAAATcggttattttattaatttacagTTCAATcgatttaatcaaataatcaatcaatttaatcaattgttaaattattatatatatttttaataatatcaaacatttatcatattttttaaacataaaacatatataacctaatttgaaatagattaattaaataattgatgttttattacataaataatatgaaaaaccaattataaattattgcttttaaatagttttttcagttcaaaggatttatcaaatttaatagaatttcaaataaatcaatattaatatacacGCGGggtcaaattataaaactaaatcaaattataaactgaTTTACATGATTTAACCAGTCAAactaattgatttgatttaattttaaaaacattgattctACAAATGAAAACTAAGGGTGGCAACttcaatagatttttttttaatatcatgcTCCAAGTGAAAAGATGATGATATtggtgaaaaacaaaaacaaaatgtgtTAAATCAATAATGTTCATAATTAGTCATCACAATTTGTGATTTAAAGAGTTAAATACGTTTAAGtttcaaagaagaaataataaactatctattaaaagaattaaatagtAATTGGATTCCCcacaaaatgtttaattttcaatcttcattatatatatgataCTCGATAATTGCATGAAACATCATGGGGCTAATCTTATTCAATTCACCAGCTCCCTCTATAAATTCATTGACAAACCCTAGCCAGAACCACCATCACCAACaatctctttaattaatttttacttGTTTCAATATTCTCTCCCTTTCTCCCCATCAATTTAAGCTTGAACAATGAAGAAGGTTAAAGTAGCTTTTATGCTGTGTTTGGTGGTAATGGCATTGATTAAGGAAGTGCATGGTGCAGCGGCAACATGTAACCCAATGGAGCTGACCTCATGCGCGTCGTCGGCCACCTCTGCAGCGACACCATCGCGAGCTTGCTGCAGCACGCTGAGGAAGCAGAAGTCATGCCTTTGTGGGTACCTCAGGGACCCAAATCTGAGGAAGTATGTCAACTTTCCCAATGCTAGGAGGGTTGTTGGTACCTGTGGTATTTCGTTCCCTATATGTTAATCAATTGAAGCTTTCCCTTAGAAGTTTACGTGATTAATGAATAAGGACTATGCATAATCCATGGTGTGTTTAGAATTAATATATTGGATAAAGAATGGTATTCATGCGTGTACTCTACATCTCTACTCATGGAGactgaaaaatagaaaaaatatagtGAAGTAATTAGTATAGCAGTTATGAATAAATCTAGTGCTTGGGTTGTCTTGTTCTTATGTTTAATTTACTGTAATTAATCATGCCATATTATTAgttattcacctttttttttttcatgattgacccgtaattttctaaaaaatctGATTATTTAAATATAGAGTATTTACTTTTTAGATCTCACAAAACAGATGGATTACTTACAAAACCAATAAGGTATCCATAAGACTTACAATTAACCATTCTAAAAAGGAGTATGaattttagattattaaatCCGTATCCGTTTTAGACTTGTACTCATGGATAATGAGTTTTTACAGACGAAATAGACAAACCCATGAGTTAcctgttatttttttcttcttcaatatcAACTTTGTAATACATTCAAcacaaatttcatatatttttctttttttatatgaaataaagGCAAATACATcctaaaatacataatttttggTGAAAATATAATACCTAACTGCTCAGATTTTTAAAACCATACATAACACAAAGGCTCCTCCCAATCGACAAAAGGAATAGACGGCAAGAGAGTGATATGTTTATGTGTACTACATTCTCAATCAgctcctcatcatcatcatcatctctccCACCCAGTTGAGAGTTATTTGTTGGGTGGGAAATTAACTACATggaaaatttcttcaaattaccAAGCATTTATCTAACAATTCCTCAGTAACCGCCACCCACTAAGAGACTTATATGGCACCCATCCTCATGCGAATTCCCTCCAAAGAGATTACATGATGGAAGAGGAAGTGATAACTTATTTGGCTTATCATGTGCATCATTCTTGTAAAACCTAGCAGAAGAAGAAATCGTTTATAATCTGTCAGGACTTTAACTTCAGCATCAAATGAAACTATATCTACAACGTAAAAAAtggggaaattataataaatgcctaaaattaaagggtgttaagtaaaattactcaaaaatctaagaattaagcaaaaatgccttcAATTTGGAAAATGACTAaactgcccttatatataaaccccacatttccCACAGATTTACtgtttaaattaagagaaaaattcGGATTTCTCACAGGCGTAACGGATTTCGATCTTTTCTGTCGATTTTTTGacaattaaaatgacaaataaggatagtacatcatcccacttcttatttgaatcaatttattgttaggagtattgagatttgagggagattttgaggtttgaatgtttaggattttgattttgaacaatacataaaatgttttgattctcgattgttttgcttaaatttcttgaggggttttgtgttattggatatgtagatttgatttgtgttgaaattagagactaaaatgatgagttttggCCAGAAAATGGGTTAGAGCTATTAGCGCTATGTTAACCTCCTACAGGCGCCTGTAGCGTTGGGGGAAGAGGGGGAGATCCATGGGGTCCGTGGGAGATTTTACACTGAACCGTGAAAACCgggtggaaattaacttttttaaactataggaTCTATAGGAGATAGACTTTGAataaccataacttttgatctgagAGGAGATAAAgggcctataatatatcaacgtgaagctcatttcgagctctataacaatGACCATTTCATCGGTTGTgcccaatttggaggcccaaataaaactgtttcaatgtgtattatgcagttgttttgtttcattaaatttaggatttttggtttttatgattttgagcttgtttatGACTAAGTTAGATTTTTTGTagatgtagttttcaaatttaacatctGTTTCTTTAGTTTTGTGCTTTTGGAGACATGTTTTGCgatgtaattacaaaattttagatcgattttttgattttctCGTTCCTAAGCTATTCaaatgtgtagttttcgaaattcagatatgttttttcaaattttcaagtgatattttgattattgatattctagggtattttaatatatctttttattcttaacatgttatttaattcttttatatattgtgtaatatcaaaatgtcctccatatcccctaaattattatcaaatatccaaatgccccTTTACAtaacatacaaactagatttaacaaataaaattaagttttaa
The genomic region above belongs to Mangifera indica cultivar Alphonso chromosome 15, CATAS_Mindica_2.1, whole genome shotgun sequence and contains:
- the LOC123197349 gene encoding RAB11-binding protein RELCH homolog isoform X1 is translated as MDVERSSLCNCVVNFLLEEKYLLTAFELLQELLEDGRDDQAIRLREFFSDSAQFPPNLISRFNSLRVADPQSLLEEKLALEEKLAISDYELRLAQEDITKLKTDIDKKIDLPKNNLNESVAADNVNHETDFQWKKSDACLSDLGPLKDNERRDLNFAIKEYLLLAGYRLTTMTFYEEVTDQNLDVWDNTPACVPDALRHYYYQYLSSTSQAAEEKIAILRENESLLKANESSKIEKESLLKKKEVSNGQISVLTKSLEVLHKELKDRENLVQDLRKALEHQRKELYDCRAEIAALKMHIEVSRSLQNLVATDVDVVQSQPFEKYKEEIKVLQMEIERLKEKSTNAPDSVVSAYSESMQTEEKVVEVDENKTVISHPVSLVKSEEAQSFATRSFDDNSIKLTKDVLRESMTNPSYENNALANIQSIPKQNDEPPPEDSGLNLKSGSLSSEADKAGLGTIHILADALPKIVPYVLINHREELLPLIMCAIECHPDGSMRDSLTHTLFNLIKRPDEQQRKIIMDACVTLAKNVGEMRTEMELLPQCWEQINHMYEERRLLVAQSCGQLAEFVRPEIRDSLILSIVQQLIEDAATVVREAAARNLAMLLPLFRNLDKYFKVEDLMFQLTGDLSGVVVETTLKELVPAVIKWGNKLDHILTVLLSNILSSAQHCPALSGVEGSMESQLRVLGDRDHWKIEVLLRMLVELLPFVRQNAIETCPFSSASLARGAFPSTLLELYAGGHVDWPAFEWMHANCFPDLILLACMLPQKEDNLRNRVTKFLLAVSEQFGDSYLTYLMLPVFLVAVGDNADLTYFPLTIHSRIKCKGFGICDGTISDHGMFSNPYLNAGLRPKTVVAEKLATMCVLPLLLAGVLGSPSKRDQLEDYLRKLLVEGTMKENHSLKHSAEINYAVRFLCTFEEYHGVVFNILWEMVVSSNSDMKINAANLLKVIVPYTDAKVASTHVLPALVTLGSEQDLDVKYASIDAFGAVAQHFKNDTIVDKIRVQMDAFLEDGSQEATVAVVRALVVAVPQTTDRLRDYLLSKIFHLSAMPTSSTDLMHRRERANAFCESIRALDASDLSVTSVQDFLLPAIQNLLKDPDALDPAHKEALEIILKERTGVSYDTISKATGAHLGIASSVTSFFGEGGLLGKKEIAGLLPPPLEPVEPPATNTVPSLPAEDTRFRRIMRRSLTDMLRGKTKTAEDK
- the LOC123197349 gene encoding RAB11-binding protein RELCH homolog isoform X2: MDVERSSLCNCVVNFLLEEKYLLTAFELLQELLEDGRDDQAIRLREFFSDSAQFPPNLISRFNSLRVADPQSLLEEKLALEEKLAISDYELRLAQEDITKLKTDIDKKIDLPKNNLNVAADNVNHETDFQWKKSDACLSDLGPLKDNERRDLNFAIKEYLLLAGYRLTTMTFYEEVTDQNLDVWDNTPACVPDALRHYYYQYLSSTSQAAEEKIAILRENESLLKANESSKIEKESLLKKKEVSNGQISVLTKSLEVLHKELKDRENLVQDLRKALEHQRKELYDCRAEIAALKMHIEVSRSLQNLVATDVDVVQSQPFEKYKEEIKVLQMEIERLKEKSTNAPDSVVSAYSESMQTEEKVVEVDENKTVISHPVSLVKSEEAQSFATRSFDDNSIKLTKDVLRESMTNPSYENNALANIQSIPKQNDEPPPEDSGLNLKSGSLSSEADKAGLGTIHILADALPKIVPYVLINHREELLPLIMCAIECHPDGSMRDSLTHTLFNLIKRPDEQQRKIIMDACVTLAKNVGEMRTEMELLPQCWEQINHMYEERRLLVAQSCGQLAEFVRPEIRDSLILSIVQQLIEDAATVVREAAARNLAMLLPLFRNLDKYFKVEDLMFQLTGDLSGVVVETTLKELVPAVIKWGNKLDHILTVLLSNILSSAQHCPALSGVEGSMESQLRVLGDRDHWKIEVLLRMLVELLPFVRQNAIETCPFSSASLARGAFPSTLLELYAGGHVDWPAFEWMHANCFPDLILLACMLPQKEDNLRNRVTKFLLAVSEQFGDSYLTYLMLPVFLVAVGDNADLTYFPLTIHSRIKCKGFGICDGTISDHGMFSNPYLNAGLRPKTVVAEKLATMCVLPLLLAGVLGSPSKRDQLEDYLRKLLVEGTMKENHSLKHSAEINYAVRFLCTFEEYHGVVFNILWEMVVSSNSDMKINAANLLKVIVPYTDAKVASTHVLPALVTLGSEQDLDVKYASIDAFGAVAQHFKNDTIVDKIRVQMDAFLEDGSQEATVAVVRALVVAVPQTTDRLRDYLLSKIFHLSAMPTSSTDLMHRRERANAFCESIRALDASDLSVTSVQDFLLPAIQNLLKDPDALDPAHKEALEIILKERTGVSYDTISKATGAHLGIASSVTSFFGEGGLLGKKEIAGLLPPPLEPVEPPATNTVPSLPAEDTRFRRIMRRSLTDMLRGKTKTAEDK